A stretch of DNA from Poecilia reticulata strain Guanapo linkage group LG18, Guppy_female_1.0+MT, whole genome shotgun sequence:
NNNNNNNNNNNNNNNNNNNNNNNNNNNNNNNNNNNNNNNNNNNNNNNNNNNNNNNNNNNNNNNNNNNNNNNNNNNNNNNNNNNNNNNNNNNNNNNNNNNNNNNNNNNNNNNNNNNNNNNNNNNNNNNNNNNNNNNNNNNNNNNNNNNNNNNNNNNNNNNNNNNNNNNNNNNNNNNNNNNNNNNNNNNNNNNNNNNNNNNNNNNNNNNNNNNNNNNNNNNNNNNNNNNNNNNNNNNNNNNNNNNNNNNNNNNNNNNNNNNNNNNNNNNNNNNNNNNNNNNNNNNNNNNNNNNNNNNNNNNNNNNNNNNNNNNNNNNNNNNNNNNNNNNNNNNNNNNNNNNNNNNNNNNNNNNNNNNNNNNNNNNNNNNNNNNNNNNNNNNNNNNNNNNNNNNNNNNNNNNNNNNNNNNNNNNNNNNNNNNNNNNNNNNNNNNNNNNCTGAAATCAATTCATTATCAAAAATGATTGTATGTCGATCATTCACAACTTAAATGGAGTGAAAATTGTTTCAGAAATCCCTCACATGTTCCTCAGCTGCACAACAGCATGAATACAAACAGTtcaactacatttatttttatgtttattcctTTCAGAGACTGTTAAGGGGAGTTTGATTCACacaataatttaatgcaatCAAAGTTAAATTATTACGTCAAAAAGAACGTTCTTCTCAATCTGTCACGGTCTTGtaggaggagctgctgagatCGGCTCCTCATAGGTCCGCAGCTCCCACATAAAGGCCGACACACCGCAGCTCTCGCTCACATTCATCTTTGTGTttgcacagaagaagaagacgacaaaaTGAGCGGTAGAGGAAAGGGAGGCAAAGGACTCGGTAAAGGAGGCGCCAAGCGTCACCGTAAAGTTCTCCGTGATAACATCCAGGGAATCACCAAGCCCGCCATCCGCCGTCTGGCTCGCCGCGGGGGAGTCAAGCGTATCTCCGGTCTCATCTACGAGGAGACCCGCGGTGTGCTCAAGGTCTTCCTGGAGAACGTCATCCGTGACGCCGTCACCTACACCGAGCACGCCAAGAGGAAGACCGTCACCGCCATGGACGTGGTGTACGCTCTCAAGAGGCAGGGCCGCACTCTGTACGGATTCGGAGGCTAAACGGTGAACTCTGCTTACTAAACCAAACAAAGGCCCTTTTCAGGGCCACCCACTTACCGATTAATGAGATGAATTTCCTGTCAAGTCTTAACGGTTGAAACTGATAcaaatttttgtgaaattgatGAGAAACCTTGAGCCTTCAAGCGTTTGCCgatggtcatttttatttattttttttacagagtctTGTTACTGGCCGGATTTTTCTCGGAACACAACTCCGGCAGCAGAGCACATTCCTCTGCTTCCGTTATGATTTGCATTtactccaaaaatattttacgtATAGAACCTTATTTTTGTTCAGAATTGACttcaaaatgcaattttattactaaaagatgtaaaagaaatttCCCCGCCAGGAGTTCTATATTCAT
This window harbors:
- the LOC103480224 gene encoding histone H4 — translated: MSGRGKGGKGLGKGGAKRHRKVLRDNIQGITKPAIRRLARRGGVKRISGLIYEETRGVLKVFLENVIRDAVTYTEHAKRKTVTAMDVVYALKRQGRTLYGFGG